A genome region from Danio aesculapii chromosome 2, fDanAes4.1, whole genome shotgun sequence includes the following:
- the LOC130214883 gene encoding protein APCDD1-like isoform X1, whose product MMMAVCAVLRMMMMMMMMMVCVKGSSPCLDWSSKDTECVQMLKHLHTGARITVQMPPDIQGHWVSTSCEVRPGPEFIMRSYRFLHNGSFSALQIYYSDVHCSSPTHTLLVQGRLRLRQASWIVRGGTEADYQIQSTQVVFHSESAAAALGLRPERGCRGISRSWRLNMSYELWSEEKDSECTLQINFTMHELQLLRLEKQHLEPSLEELYLGDIHTQAEHRLTYRPSSYQPALHNARNHDGCCLVCQMVSRSDEFHPPILPILPVLPVVLQGQWVSRRCEVRPEAQFLTRHFIFHDSNSSWEGHYYHYSDPACRHPTFSITARGAYSRGAESARISGATEYIFTAGVCSPSGYVDRVSAESLPRGSVWGPRLLETGRAAGRDGDSGLRGSGHPAAAHRVRDLPLTAAAGRPTAAVQRPETQRRLQPRPARAQTIILPAAPRAVHRAERQRAHRAASAPAHRYHGDAAVLESDWLIADTQHNISTS is encoded by the exons tgtgtgtgaaggGCTCGTCTCCTTGTCTGGACTGGTCCTCTAAAGACACTGAGTGTGTCCAGATGCTGAAACACCTGCACACCGGAGCCCGCATCACCGTCCAGATGCCACCTGACATCCAGGGCCACTGGGTCTCCACCAG CTGTGAGGTTCGTCCCGGGCCTGAGTTCATCATGCGCTCGTATCGTTTCCTCCACAACGGCAGCTTCAGTGCGCTTCAGATCTACTACAGTGACGTTCATTGCAGCTCCCCGACACACACGCTGCTGGTGCAGGGTCGGCTGCGGCTGCGTCAAGCCTCCTGGATCGTCCGCGGTGGCACCGAAGCCGACTACCAGATCCAGAGCACGCAGGTGGTCTTTCACTCTGAGTCTGCGGCTGCGGCGCTGGGTCTGCGGCCGGAGCGCGGCTGCAGAGGCATCTCCAGGTCATGGAGGCTGAATATGAGCTATGAGCTGTGGAGTGAAGAGAAAGACAGTGAATGCACATTGCAGATCAACTTCACCATGCATGAGCTGCAGCTGCTGCGTCTGGAGAAACAGCATCTGGAGCCGTCGCTGGAGGAGCTGTATCTGGGAGACATCCACACCCAGGCGGAGCACAGGCTCACATACAGACCCTCCAGCTACCAGCCTGCGCTACACAACGCCAGG AATCATGATGGCTGCTGTCTGGTCTGCCAGATGGTGTCTCGCTCAGATGAGTTTCATCCTCCGATTCTGCCCATTCTCCCGGTTCTCCCAGTGGTCCTGCAAGGTCAGTGGGTGTCCCGACGCTGCGAGGTCCGGCCTGAGGCGCAGTTCCTGACTCGACACTTCATCTTCCACGACAGCAACAGCAGCTGGGAGGGACATTACTATCATTACTCTGATCCGGCCTGCAGACACCCAACCTTCAGCATCACTGCCAGAGGAGCATACAGCAGAGGAGCGGAGTCAGCACGCATCAGCGGAGCTACTGAGTACATCTTCAcag CAGGTGTATGTTCTCCCTCTGGATATGTCGACCGTGTCTCTGCTGAATCTCTCCCCCGAGGCTCAGTGTGGGGTCCGCGGCTCCTGGAGACTGGGCGAGCAGCAGGACGTGACGGCGACTCAGGGCTGCGAGGTTCTGGGCATCCAGCTGCCGCACACAGAGTTCGAGATCTTCCGCTCACAGCGGCTGCAGGACGACCGACTGCTGCTGTTCAACGGCCAGAGACCCAGCGACGGCTCCAGCCCCGACCGGCCCGAGCGCAGACCATCATCCTTCCAGCAGCCCCTCGTGCAGTGCACAGAGCAGAGCGTCAGCGGGCACACCGCGCAGCATCAGCACCAGCTCACCGTTACCATGGTGATGCTGCTGTTCTGgagtctgattggctgattgcggACACACAACACAACATCAGCACCAGCTGA
- the LOC130214883 gene encoding protein APCDD1-like isoform X2 yields the protein MMMAVCAVLRMMMMMMMMMVCVKGSSPCLDWSSKDTECVQMLKHLHTGARITVQMPPDIQGHWVSTSCEVRPGPEFIMRSYRFLHNGSFSALQIYYSDVHCSSPTHTLLVQGRLRLRQASWIVRGGTEADYQIQSTQVVFHSESAAAALGLRPERGCRGISRSWRLNMSYELWSEEKDSECTLQINFTMHELQLLRLEKQHLEPSLEELYLGDIHTQAEHRLTYRPSSYQPALHNARNHDGCCLVCQMVSRSDEFHPPILPILPVLPVVLQGQWVSRRCEVRPEAQFLTRHFIFHDSNSSWEGHYYHYSDPACRHPTFSITARGAYSRGAESARISGATEYIFTVQQVYVLPLDMSTVSLLNLSPEAQCGVRGSWRLGEQQDVTATQGCEVLGIQLPHTEFEIFRSQRLQDDRLLLFNGQRPSDGSSPDRPERRPSSFQQPLVQCTEQSVSGHTAQHQHQLTVTMVMLLFWSLIG from the exons tgtgtgtgaaggGCTCGTCTCCTTGTCTGGACTGGTCCTCTAAAGACACTGAGTGTGTCCAGATGCTGAAACACCTGCACACCGGAGCCCGCATCACCGTCCAGATGCCACCTGACATCCAGGGCCACTGGGTCTCCACCAG CTGTGAGGTTCGTCCCGGGCCTGAGTTCATCATGCGCTCGTATCGTTTCCTCCACAACGGCAGCTTCAGTGCGCTTCAGATCTACTACAGTGACGTTCATTGCAGCTCCCCGACACACACGCTGCTGGTGCAGGGTCGGCTGCGGCTGCGTCAAGCCTCCTGGATCGTCCGCGGTGGCACCGAAGCCGACTACCAGATCCAGAGCACGCAGGTGGTCTTTCACTCTGAGTCTGCGGCTGCGGCGCTGGGTCTGCGGCCGGAGCGCGGCTGCAGAGGCATCTCCAGGTCATGGAGGCTGAATATGAGCTATGAGCTGTGGAGTGAAGAGAAAGACAGTGAATGCACATTGCAGATCAACTTCACCATGCATGAGCTGCAGCTGCTGCGTCTGGAGAAACAGCATCTGGAGCCGTCGCTGGAGGAGCTGTATCTGGGAGACATCCACACCCAGGCGGAGCACAGGCTCACATACAGACCCTCCAGCTACCAGCCTGCGCTACACAACGCCAGG AATCATGATGGCTGCTGTCTGGTCTGCCAGATGGTGTCTCGCTCAGATGAGTTTCATCCTCCGATTCTGCCCATTCTCCCGGTTCTCCCAGTGGTCCTGCAAGGTCAGTGGGTGTCCCGACGCTGCGAGGTCCGGCCTGAGGCGCAGTTCCTGACTCGACACTTCATCTTCCACGACAGCAACAGCAGCTGGGAGGGACATTACTATCATTACTCTGATCCGGCCTGCAGACACCCAACCTTCAGCATCACTGCCAGAGGAGCATACAGCAGAGGAGCGGAGTCAGCACGCATCAGCGGAGCTACTGAGTACATCTTCAcag tgcaGCAGGTGTATGTTCTCCCTCTGGATATGTCGACCGTGTCTCTGCTGAATCTCTCCCCCGAGGCTCAGTGTGGGGTCCGCGGCTCCTGGAGACTGGGCGAGCAGCAGGACGTGACGGCGACTCAGGGCTGCGAGGTTCTGGGCATCCAGCTGCCGCACACAGAGTTCGAGATCTTCCGCTCACAGCGGCTGCAGGACGACCGACTGCTGCTGTTCAACGGCCAGAGACCCAGCGACGGCTCCAGCCCCGACCGGCCCGAGCGCAGACCATCATCCTTCCAGCAGCCCCTCGTGCAGTGCACAGAGCAGAGCGTCAGCGGGCACACCGCGCAGCATCAGCACCAGCTCACCGTTACCATGGTGATGCTGCTGTTCTGgagtctgattggctga